In Buchnera aphidicola (Eriosoma grossulariae), a genomic segment contains:
- the dnaB gene encoding replicative DNA helicase translates to MKDNKLFKKENEKNVNNIKIPPHSLEAEQSVLGGLMLDNEQWDCVSEHVVEEDFFSKAHQLIFREMQSLLDLGYPIDLITLSESLEQNGKLEQVGRFSYLAELSKNTPSTANIIAYADIVRERAIVREIISVSNRISNASYNPQGRKSEELLDFAESSVFKIAEKRSKKNSGPKNIEEILDSTIASIEKLFDNPHNGITGINTGYHDLNKKTSGLQQSDLIIIAARPSMGKTTFAMNICENAAMIYKKPVLIFSLEMPVEQIMMRILSSLSRVHQTKIRTGQLNDEDWARISSTINILLKKKNIYIDDASGLTPSEIRSRSRRIYRENNGLSLIMVDYLQLMKVPSLSENRTLEIAEISRTLKSLAKELEVPIIALSQLNRSLEQRSDKRPINSDLRESGSLEQDADLIMFIYRDEIYHENSDLKGIAEIIIGKQRNGPTGTIRLTFNGHWSRFDNYAGPKYSEE, encoded by the coding sequence ATGAAAGATAATAAATTGTTTAAAAAAGAAAATGAAAAAAATGTTAATAACATTAAAATTCCACCACACTCTTTAGAAGCTGAACAATCAGTTTTAGGTGGATTAATGTTAGATAATGAACAATGGGATTGTGTATCAGAACATGTAGTAGAAGAAGATTTTTTTAGCAAAGCTCATCAATTGATATTTCGTGAAATGCAATCTCTTTTAGATCTTGGTTATCCCATTGATTTGATTACGTTATCTGAATCATTAGAACAAAATGGAAAACTAGAGCAAGTCGGACGTTTTTCATATTTAGCAGAATTATCAAAAAATACTCCTAGTACTGCAAATATCATTGCTTATGCAGATATAGTAAGAGAAAGAGCTATTGTTAGAGAAATTATTTCTGTTTCTAATAGAATATCTAATGCTAGTTATAATCCTCAAGGAAGAAAAAGTGAAGAATTATTAGATTTTGCTGAATCCAGTGTATTTAAAATTGCAGAAAAAAGATCTAAAAAAAATTCTGGACCGAAAAATATAGAAGAAATATTAGATTCCACTATTGCTAGCATTGAAAAATTATTTGATAATCCTCATAATGGAATCACAGGAATCAATACTGGATATCATGATCTTAATAAAAAAACTTCTGGTTTACAACAATCAGATCTGATTATTATCGCTGCACGTCCTTCAATGGGAAAAACAACATTTGCTATGAATATTTGTGAAAACGCAGCAATGATATACAAAAAACCAGTATTAATTTTTAGTTTAGAAATGCCAGTCGAACAAATTATGATGCGTATATTATCTTCATTATCTCGTGTACACCAAACAAAAATACGTACAGGACAATTGAACGATGAAGACTGGGCAAGAATTTCAAGCACAATTAATATTTTATTAAAAAAGAAAAATATTTATATTGATGATGCTTCAGGATTAACTCCTAGTGAAATACGATCTCGATCTAGAAGAATATATCGAGAAAACAATGGACTCAGTTTAATTATGGTAGATTATTTACAATTGATGAAAGTACCATCACTATCAGAAAACAGAACTTTAGAAATAGCAGAAATATCTCGAACCTTAAAATCTTTAGCTAAGGAATTAGAAGTTCCAATTATTGCTTTATCGCAATTGAATCGTTCATTAGAACAAAGATCTGATAAACGTCCAATCAATTCTGATTTACGTGAATCAGGATCATTAGAACAAGACGCCGATTTGATTATGTTTATTTATAGAGATGAAATATATCATGAAAATAGTGATTTAAAAGGAATAGCGGAAATTATTATAGGTAAACAAAGAAATGGACCAACTGGAACAATTAGACTGACATTTAATGGACATTGGTCTAGATTTGATAATTATGCTGGACCGAAATACTCGGAAGAATAA
- the aroB gene encoding 3-dehydroquinate synthase: protein MEKITVMLGKRSYPIIIGSSLFENDSIFYPLQSGEQAMLVTNKTLANLWKDQLLYELRKSGIKVDQVILSDGEQYKTFNETEVIISALLDKQHSRDTTLIALGGGVIGDITGFAASIYQRGVRFIQIPTTFLSQVDASVGGKTGVNHILGKNMIGTFWQPSSVIINLNYLSTLSTNELVAGLAEVIKYAIIFDEEFFSWVEDNLHLLLILQEKEIIYCIKKCCEIKSKIISLDEREANIRAILNLGHTYGHAIESHSGYGNWLHGEAVSVGIVMSARTSEMLGYLKRIDTKRIINLLMRAGLPTKGPKNMPPSSYLPYIMRDKKVISGTVRLILPINIGKAKIQTGVDKNIILAAIKESQ, encoded by the coding sequence GTGGAAAAAATTACAGTAATGTTAGGCAAACGAAGTTATCCTATAATTATAGGATCTTCTTTATTTGAAAATGATTCTATTTTTTATCCTTTGCAGTCAGGTGAGCAAGCAATGCTTGTAACTAATAAAACTCTGGCTAATTTATGGAAAGATCAATTATTATATGAACTAAGAAAATCTGGAATTAAAGTTGATCAAGTCATTTTGTCTGATGGAGAACAGTATAAAACTTTTAATGAAACTGAAGTAATTATTTCTGCTTTATTAGATAAACAACACAGTCGTGATACTACATTAATTGCATTAGGTGGTGGAGTAATAGGAGATATAACAGGTTTTGCTGCTTCGATTTATCAAAGAGGTGTTCGTTTTATTCAAATACCAACTACTTTTTTATCGCAAGTAGATGCTTCTGTAGGTGGTAAAACTGGAGTTAATCATATTTTAGGAAAAAATATGATAGGTACTTTTTGGCAACCTTCGTCTGTTATTATTAATTTAAATTATTTAAGCACATTGTCAACTAATGAACTAGTTGCTGGACTAGCAGAAGTAATTAAATATGCTATTATATTTGATGAAGAATTTTTTTCTTGGGTTGAAGACAATTTACATTTATTATTAATATTACAAGAAAAAGAAATTATATATTGTATTAAAAAGTGTTGTGAAATAAAATCTAAAATTATTTCTTTAGATGAAAGAGAAGCCAATATACGAGCAATATTAAATTTAGGGCATACTTATGGACATGCGATTGAATCTCATTCTGGTTATGGTAACTGGTTACATGGAGAAGCAGTATCAGTAGGCATTGTAATGTCTGCTCGTACTTCAGAAATGTTAGGTTATTTAAAACGCATAGATACCAAACGTATTATAAATTTGTTAATGAGAGCAGGTTTGCCAACCAAAGGACCAAAAAATATGCCTCCATCTTCATATTTACCATATATTATGCGAGATAAAAAAGTAATTTCTGGCACAGTAAGATTAATATTGCCTATCAATATAGGCAAAGCTAAAATTCAAACTGGTGTTGATAAAAATATAATATTAGCAGCGATAAAAGAGTCTCAGTAA
- a CDS encoding phosphopentomutase — protein MNRVVIMLLDSFGIGSSTDAFKFNDEGANTFKHIYEMCFLKKANHGRQGPLNIPNLISLGLGKLMHRLTGSFPIELNFNIDVIASYAYASSISSGKDTLSGHFEIMGVPILTSWDRFLNKKSSIPEELLENIISHCNIPGIIGNCHSSGITILQQFGEEHIHTGKPIFYTSMDSVIQIACHENFFGLNNLYKLSCSVRNILNNTKYNIGRVIARPFLGNNKKEFTRTNNRKDYSIAINERTVMEKLILEKHGEVIGIGKISDIFSGRGITQKIPAYGLADLFEKTNMAIDQAKDNSIIFTNFVDFDSVWGHRRDVSGYAKGLEFFDLKLLNIINKIQKKDLLIITADHGCDPTWIGSEHTREFIPILLYRPGYKSHYLGHRNTFSDIAQTISQYFSLSSMHYGTSMI, from the coding sequence ATGAATAGAGTTGTTATTATGTTATTAGATTCTTTTGGAATAGGATCTTCAACAGATGCATTTAAATTTAATGATGAAGGAGCTAATACTTTTAAACATATTTATGAAATGTGTTTTTTAAAAAAAGCCAATCATGGAAGACAAGGTCCTTTGAATATTCCTAATTTAATTTCTTTAGGTTTAGGGAAATTAATGCACAGATTAACTGGTTCTTTTCCTATAGAATTGAATTTTAATATAGATGTAATTGCGAGTTATGCGTATGCTAGTTCTATTTCTTCCGGAAAAGATACTTTGTCTGGTCATTTTGAAATTATGGGAGTGCCAATTTTAACATCATGGGATAGATTTTTAAATAAAAAATCTAGTATTCCTGAAGAATTATTAGAAAATATTATTTCACACTGTAATATTCCTGGAATTATTGGTAATTGTCATTCTTCTGGCATTACAATATTACAACAGTTTGGAGAAGAACATATTCATACTGGTAAACCAATTTTTTATACTTCAATGGATTCTGTTATTCAAATTGCTTGTCATGAAAATTTTTTTGGTTTAAATAATCTTTATAAACTATCTTGTTCAGTACGTAATATTTTAAATAATACAAAATATAATATTGGAAGAGTCATCGCTAGACCATTTTTAGGTAATAACAAAAAAGAATTTACAAGAACGAATAATCGTAAAGATTATTCAATTGCAATAAATGAACGTACAGTCATGGAAAAATTAATTTTAGAAAAACATGGAGAAGTTATTGGTATTGGAAAAATATCAGATATTTTTTCAGGAAGAGGTATTACGCAAAAAATACCAGCATATGGATTAGCAGATTTATTTGAAAAAACAAATATGGCAATTGATCAGGCTAAAGATAATTCAATAATTTTTACAAATTTTGTTGATTTTGATTCTGTTTGGGGGCATAGAAGAGATGTTTCCGGTTATGCCAAAGGTTTAGAATTTTTTGATTTAAAATTATTAAATATAATTAATAAAATACAAAAAAAAGATTTATTAATTATTACAGCAGATCATGGATGTGATCCTACTTGGATTGGTTCAGAACATACTCGAGAATTTATTCCAATATTGTTGTATAGACCTGGTTATAAAAGTCATTATTTAGGACATCGTAATACTTTTTCGGATATTGCTCAAACTATTTCACAGTATTTTTCTCTTTCAAGTATGCATTATGGTACTAGTATGATTTAA
- the aroK gene encoding shikimate kinase AroK: MAEKRNIFLVGPMGAGKSTIGRHLAQQLNMEFYDSDQEIERRTGADISWVFDVEGEIGFRDREEKIINELTDKQGIILATGGGSIQSKETRNRLSSRGIVIYLETSIDKQLIRTKRDKNRPLLQEENKKISTRMILEKLAKDRNFLYEEIADFKVSTDSKSAKSVSQFIIQILDKN; this comes from the coding sequence ATGGCAGAAAAACGAAATATTTTTCTAGTAGGTCCGATGGGAGCTGGAAAAAGTACTATAGGCCGGCATTTAGCTCAACAACTCAATATGGAATTTTATGATTCGGATCAAGAAATTGAGCGTCGAACTGGAGCAGATATTAGCTGGGTTTTTGATGTAGAAGGCGAAATAGGTTTTCGTGATCGAGAAGAAAAAATTATTAATGAATTAACAGATAAACAAGGGATTATATTAGCTACTGGTGGTGGTTCTATTCAATCTAAAGAAACAAGAAATCGTCTGTCTTCTAGAGGTATTGTTATTTATTTAGAAACTAGTATTGATAAGCAATTAATTAGAACAAAAAGAGATAAAAACCGTCCTTTGTTACAAGAAGAAAATAAAAAAATTTCAACAAGAATGATATTAGAAAAATTAGCCAAAGATAGAAATTTTTTATATGAAGAGATCGCAGATTTTAAAGTGAGTACTGATTCTAAAAGTGCAAAATCTGTTTCACAATTTATTATTCAAATTTTAGATAAAAATTAA
- a CDS encoding NfuA family Fe-S biogenesis protein yields the protein MIVISKKAELYFRTLLQKEDAGTQIRIFVQNVGTNQAEGKVTYCLKDEIRTSDSVFYYVGFCIYINKEYLPYLKNAYIDLITDKLEERLILKAPYVKQVLSEKLMLNNRVEDFLEYHINPQLSNHGGYVKLINITDEGYIILEFGGGCNGCSMITMTLKDGIEKKILLEFPNLKGVQDITNHNRGNHSFY from the coding sequence ATGATTGTTATTTCAAAAAAAGCAGAGTTATATTTTCGTACATTATTGCAAAAAGAAGATGCAGGTACACAAATTAGAATTTTTGTACAAAATGTTGGAACTAATCAAGCTGAAGGTAAAGTTACTTACTGTTTAAAAGATGAAATAAGAACATCTGATAGTGTTTTTTACTATGTTGGTTTTTGTATTTATATTAATAAGGAATACTTACCATATTTAAAAAACGCTTACATTGATCTCATTACAGATAAATTAGAAGAAAGATTGATTTTAAAAGCTCCATATGTTAAACAAGTATTATCTGAAAAATTGATGTTAAATAATCGTGTAGAAGATTTTTTAGAATATCACATTAATCCTCAATTATCTAATCATGGTGGATATGTAAAATTAATCAATATTACTGATGAAGGTTATATAATATTAGAATTTGGAGGTGGATGTAATGGTTGTTCCATGATAACCATGACTCTGAAAGATGGAATAGAAAAAAAAATATTGTTAGAATTTCCAAATTTAAAAGGTGTTCAAGATATTACTAATCATAACCGTGGGAACCATTCATTTTATTAA
- a CDS encoding peptide chain release factor 3, whose product MSIKNNFIEIQKRRTFAIIAHPDSGKTTLTEKILFLGKVIHETGTIQSKKSKKYVKSDWMKIEKERGISITSSVMQFTYCNCLINLLDTPGHEDFSEDTYRILTAVDFCLMVIDSAKGVEIRTKKLMHVLSLNNTPTVTFINKLDRDSKDPIKILDEIESELKIKCIPITWPIGCGSSFKGIYNFYNSMVDVYKFKQNNNFNDYNITTLSDLYNKSLEMHIGLDFAKKLREDVELINTCYSQFNNSCFVDGKITPVFFGSALRSFGINHMFNFLVRWGPCPKFKHSNTRVIYPEENLFTGFVFKIQANMDLKHRDRIAFIRIVSGRYYKGIKLQNVRLRKTFILNNAIRFLAGDRNIIEEAYPGDIIGIYNHGSIVIGDTFTEGELINFLELPRFSPEIFRIIYLKNPLKKKQLFKGLLQLSEEGAVQIFYPLINNDLVLGVLGILQLDVILERLKLEYQIEACYKNVSIAAIRWIFCNDLIQLDQFKLQNKEYLAIDSSGYLTYIAPSLFNLNLIISNYPQIKFSEIRQN is encoded by the coding sequence ATGTCTATTAAAAATAATTTTATAGAAATTCAAAAACGACGTACTTTTGCGATTATTGCGCATCCTGATTCTGGAAAAACAACTTTGACTGAAAAAATTTTATTTTTAGGAAAAGTTATCCATGAGACTGGTACTATTCAATCTAAAAAATCTAAAAAATATGTTAAATCAGATTGGATGAAAATAGAAAAAGAAAGAGGTATTTCTATTACCAGTTCTGTTATGCAATTTACTTATTGTAATTGTTTAATTAATTTATTAGACACTCCAGGACATGAAGATTTTTCAGAAGATACATATAGAATTTTGACTGCAGTCGATTTTTGTTTAATGGTTATTGATTCTGCTAAAGGTGTGGAAATACGAACTAAGAAGTTAATGCATGTTCTTTCATTAAATAATACACCTACTGTAACTTTTATTAATAAATTAGATAGAGATAGTAAAGATCCGATAAAAATATTAGATGAAATTGAATCAGAATTAAAAATAAAATGTATTCCTATCACTTGGCCTATCGGTTGTGGTTCTTCATTCAAAGGAATTTATAATTTTTATAATTCAATGGTAGACGTTTATAAATTCAAACAAAATAATAATTTTAATGATTATAATATTACAACATTATCAGATTTATATAATAAATCATTAGAAATGCATATTGGATTGGATTTTGCAAAAAAATTAAGAGAAGATGTTGAATTAATTAATACATGCTATAGTCAATTTAATAATAGTTGTTTTGTTGATGGGAAAATAACTCCGGTTTTTTTTGGTAGCGCTTTGCGTAGTTTTGGAATTAATCACATGTTTAATTTTTTAGTCCGATGGGGACCGTGTCCAAAATTTAAACATAGTAATACTCGTGTTATATATCCTGAAGAAAATTTATTTACTGGATTTGTTTTTAAAATACAAGCCAATATGGATTTAAAACATCGTGATCGTATTGCTTTTATAAGGATTGTATCAGGTCGTTATTACAAAGGAATTAAATTACAAAACGTTCGTCTGAGAAAAACATTTATTTTAAATAATGCAATTAGATTTTTAGCTGGAGATAGAAATATTATAGAAGAAGCATATCCAGGAGATATAATTGGTATATATAATCATGGATCTATTGTAATAGGAGATACATTTACGGAAGGAGAATTGATTAATTTTCTTGAACTACCACGATTTTCTCCTGAAATATTTCGTATTATTTATTTAAAAAACCCATTAAAGAAAAAACAATTATTTAAAGGTTTATTGCAATTATCAGAAGAAGGTGCTGTTCAAATATTTTATCCTTTAATAAACAATGATTTAGTTTTAGGTGTTTTAGGTATTTTACAATTAGATGTGATTTTGGAAAGGTTAAAATTAGAATATCAAATTGAAGCATGTTATAAGAATGTTAGTATTGCTGCTATTAGATGGATATTTTGTAATGACTTAATTCAATTAGATCAATTTAAGTTGCAAAACAAAGAATATTTAGCAATTGATAGTTCTGGTTATTTGACATATATAGCTCCTAGTTTATTTAATTTAAATTTAATAATTTCTAATTATCCTCAAATAAAATTTAGTGAAATAAGACAAAATTAA
- the deoD gene encoding purine-nucleoside phosphorylase, whose protein sequence is MTIHINANKDDFSDIVLMPGDPLRAKYIAEKYLTDSVLVNNTRAMLGFTGYYKKCKISVLSHGIGIPSCSIYVYELVKSYNVKKIIRIGTCGTIHKNIKLRDIIIGMGACTDSQVNRIRFNNYDFSAIADFQMMMNMVLVAKKLQIPILIGNLFSTDLFYCQNDDFRLTLIKKFNILGIEMETAGIYGLSAELGVKSLSVCTVSDHILHQEHISSQDREQTFDDMILLALESVLL, encoded by the coding sequence ATGACTATTCATATCAATGCTAATAAAGATGATTTTTCAGATATTGTATTAATGCCTGGAGATCCACTTCGTGCAAAATATATTGCAGAAAAATATTTAACGGATAGTGTTTTAGTTAATAATACTCGTGCTATGTTAGGTTTTACTGGTTATTATAAGAAATGTAAGATTTCTGTTTTAAGTCATGGAATAGGTATACCTTCTTGTTCAATTTATGTTTATGAGTTAGTTAAATCATATAATGTAAAAAAAATTATTCGTATTGGAACATGTGGTACTATACATAAAAATATAAAATTAAGAGATATTATTATTGGAATGGGAGCTTGTACAGATTCACAAGTAAATCGAATAAGATTTAATAATTATGATTTTTCTGCTATAGCTGATTTTCAGATGATGATGAACATGGTATTGGTTGCAAAAAAATTACAAATTCCAATTTTAATTGGAAATTTATTTAGTACAGATTTGTTTTATTGTCAAAATGATGATTTTAGATTAACTCTGATTAAAAAATTTAATATTTTAGGAATAGAAATGGAAACAGCTGGAATATATGGTTTATCAGCTGAACTGGGAGTAAAATCTTTATCTGTTTGTACAGTATCTGATCATATTCTGCATCAAGAACATATTTCTTCTCAAGATAGAGAACAGACATTTGATGATATGATATTATTAGCGTTGGAATCAGTTTTATTATAA
- the rpe gene encoding ribulose-phosphate 3-epimerase — MNQFLLAPSILSANFARLGEDVTRALTAGGDLIHFDVMDGHYVNNLTMGPMILKSLRDFNITAPIDVHLMTKPVDIFIPAFAQAGATFITFHPEATNHIDNTINLIKKFGCKAGLSFNPSTSLHYLDYVLDKLDLIVLMSVNPGFSNQKFISSVMNKIYQVRNLIDRSKFNVLLEVDGGIKISNIVDIASAGANIFVLGSVLFDSLDYKLVLNSIRSKLNSVFLSDCV, encoded by the coding sequence ATGAATCAGTTTTTGTTAGCTCCTTCAATTTTATCAGCTAATTTTGCTCGATTAGGTGAAGATGTAACGAGAGCTTTAACTGCAGGGGGGGATTTAATTCATTTTGATGTTATGGACGGTCATTATGTAAATAATTTAACAATGGGTCCAATGATATTAAAATCTCTTAGAGATTTTAATATCACAGCGCCAATTGATGTACATCTTATGACGAAACCAGTAGACATATTTATTCCTGCTTTTGCTCAAGCAGGAGCTACATTTATTACTTTTCATCCAGAAGCAACTAATCACATAGATAATACTATAAATTTAATTAAAAAATTTGGCTGTAAAGCTGGGTTAAGTTTTAATCCATCTACTTCATTACATTATTTAGATTATGTTTTAGATAAATTAGATTTAATTGTATTAATGTCAGTGAACCCAGGTTTTAGTAATCAAAAATTTATTTCATCTGTTATGAATAAAATTTATCAAGTAAGGAATTTAATTGATCGTAGTAAATTCAATGTTTTATTAGAAGTAGATGGTGGTATAAAAATTAGTAACATAGTGGACATTGCATCTGCTGGAGCCAATATTTTTGTATTAGGATCAGTATTATTTGATAGTTTGGATTATAAATTAGTTTTAAATTCCATTCGATCTAAATTAAATTCAGTATTTTTAAGTGATTGTGTTTAG
- the bioH gene encoding pimeloyl-ACP methyl ester esterase BioH, with protein sequence MKKLIFNIIGNGKPNLVLLHGYGFNSKIWNIIINNLKPYFNLYLIDLPGFGNNNQYYMNLEETVNTLSQNIPEKSIWMGWSLGGLVASKLSLMYPNNVIAIITVSSSPYFIQEKSWPGISRIQLKNFYYKTKNNFLDTIEKFLLLQSGDIANQNQIRYLIKLILLEKKPNSLALKIGFNILNKIDLRKKIKKSSIPLLRIYGKLDTIVPYEIKNILDQYWPNTYSSILNKSAHIPFISQSHLFCQIILKFLYFLKKYKKMN encoded by the coding sequence ATGAAAAAACTAATATTTAATATTATTGGAAACGGAAAACCAAATTTAGTATTACTACATGGTTATGGATTTAATTCAAAAATATGGAATATAATAATCAATAATCTGAAACCATATTTTAATTTGTATTTAATTGATTTACCTGGATTTGGTAATAATAATCAATATTATATGAATTTAGAAGAAACAGTTAATACTTTATCTCAAAATATACCAGAAAAATCTATTTGGATGGGATGGTCATTGGGTGGCCTTGTTGCGAGTAAATTATCGTTAATGTATCCTAATAATGTTATAGCAATTATCACAGTTAGTTCTTCACCATACTTTATTCAAGAAAAAAGTTGGCCTGGAATAAGTAGAATTCAATTAAAAAATTTTTATTATAAAACTAAAAATAATTTTTTAGATACAATAGAAAAATTTTTATTATTACAATCAGGTGATATTGCTAATCAAAATCAAATAAGATATTTAATTAAATTAATACTATTAGAAAAAAAACCAAATTCTTTAGCATTGAAAATTGGTTTTAATATACTAAATAAAATTGATTTAAGAAAAAAAATAAAAAAATCTTCTATTCCATTATTAAGAATATATGGAAAATTAGATACTATAGTACCATATGAAATAAAAAATATTTTAGATCAATACTGGCCAAATACATATTCTAGTATATTAAACAAATCAGCACATATTCCATTTATCTCACAATCTCATTTATTTTGTCAAATTATATTAAAATTTTTATATTTTTTAAAAAAATACAAAAAAATGAATTAA
- the ssb gene encoding single-stranded DNA-binding protein — MASRGINKVILIGHLGQDPDIRYMPNGNAVANITLATSDSWKDKNTGELKEKTEWHRVVLFGKPAEITGEYLKKGSQVYIEGSLHTRRWQDQNGVERYTTEVVVNVSGTMQMLGNRNSNISSSMSTQLNNQKKISKKEKNVLEDDSLNDYPGKNSAVNSLSPIDFDDEIPF, encoded by the coding sequence ATGGCTAGCAGAGGAATTAATAAAGTTATTTTAATTGGACATTTAGGACAAGATCCAGATATTCGTTATATGCCTAATGGTAATGCAGTAGCTAACATTACTCTTGCTACATCTGATAGTTGGAAAGATAAAAATACAGGTGAATTAAAAGAAAAAACAGAATGGCATAGAGTTGTATTATTTGGAAAACCAGCTGAAATAACAGGTGAATATTTAAAAAAAGGTTCTCAAGTATATATTGAAGGATCTTTGCATACTAGAAGATGGCAAGACCAAAATGGTGTAGAACGTTATACCACTGAAGTAGTTGTTAACGTTTCAGGAACAATGCAAATGTTAGGTAATCGTAATTCTAATATATCATCTTCAATGTCAACACAATTAAATAATCAGAAAAAAATTTCTAAAAAAGAAAAAAATGTTTTAGAAGATGATTCATTAAATGATTATCCTGGGAAAAACTCTGCTGTAAATTCTTTGTCTCCAATAGATTTCGATGATGAAATTCCTTTTTAA